The Chlamydiales bacterium STE3 genomic interval CAATAATATTGTCCTCGAGTTTCCCGGATCTCAAGCGCTTTCTGCTCAAGAGCTTGTAAAAGCATCAGCTATGTACTTCCATATAGTGAATGAAAAATTCAATGCAGGAAATAGCGCTTTAAAAGACTCCATTCAGCATTTTCTACAGGATGTTTGGAATGAAGCTGTTGTCACCAACCGCAAAGATAGTGAGAGCATCAATGAAATTGCTTGGCACCATCTTGGAGGAGAATCTCTAAGCGATGATACTCCAAGACCATTAAGCGAACATGCTCGCGTTCTTTATGAAAATGGACTTAGGCTTGCCAATCCGCATGAGAGAAATGCAAGTAATGCTTTTAACGATTCCTTATCAAAAATTGCCATGATGCGTGGGAATGACTTTACAGAGTGGGATGGGCAAACAAACCCTCTAATGATTGTTTTTAACAATTATGCTCTTGAAGGCTCTAGCCTCACTAACATCAATGTTGGGTATGATCCAACGGAAGGGAACAACCTCTCTTTCTCCATCAAAAAATCCTATGAGGGTTCTGGAAATCGCGGAACACAAAGCCCCCGTGATGATTTTTATACATGGACCTCTCAGTTTTCTGAAGATAAAATTGCAGGGACTCCAAAGGAAACTTATACACAAGGTAGGGGCTGGCGCATGGCTGTCATCTTGAATGACCAAATCATCAGCAAACCCACCTTAAGAGCAGCTCTCAAGGATAGCGCTACAATTAGTGGTCGATTCACTCAAAGAGAAGTCAGCCAATTAGCTGCCGATCTAAAGGCTGGTTCCTTAAGCTTCACTCCTCGCATTCTCTCAGAGCAGAACGTAAGTGCTGAGTTAGGCAGTGAAGAGAGAACCCAAGGAATTGTAGCCTCTCTTACTGGTTTAGCCTTAGTTGTTGCTGCAATGATCAGCTATTACCGTTTTGCTGGACTTGTCGCTTCCTGTGCAGTCTTATTCAATATCTTTATTATGTGGGGCGTTCTTCAAAATTTAGATGCTGCCCTTACCCTCCCCGCTATTGCCGGTATCGTATTGACTATTGGTATGGCAGTAGATGCCAACGTTCTTGTATTTGAACGTATTAGAGAGGAGTTCGCTATTTCTGGTCGTATTGCATCCGCAATTCAAGCAGGATACAAAAAGGCCTTTAGCGCGATTATTGATTCTAATATTACAACGATCATTGCAGCCTTAATTCTTATTCAATTTGATTCAGGGCCTATCAAAGGCTTCGCACTCACATTGATTGTAGGAATTATTTCTTCAATGTTCACTGCCCTCTTTATGACGCGATTTTTCTTTGCAGGATGGGTACAAAACCCGAAAAATAAATCTTTAAGCATGGCGCAATTTATCGGTAAAACACATATCGATTTCTTGAAATATGCAAAGGTCGCCGTTACAGGCTCGGTTATTGTAATGTTAATTGGAAGCTATCTTTTGTTCAATGAACGCCGTACCATTTTTGGTATGGATTTCACTGGAGGATACGCTTTAACCGTCGAAGTTGAAGGCCAACCAAAGGAAACTTCCTATCGGATAGATGCAATTAACACCCTGCTTGCACATGGGGCAAGTGCGAGAGATGTGCATGTTCGCGAACTCACGAAACCGAACCAACTTAAAATCCAGTTGGGAACAGGTATGGAAGAAAAGGGATATCCCTTCTATTTGATGCCACAAAGAATTGACGATGAAAAATATGCTTATCCCTATCAGCATAATCCACGCATTGTGTGGATCGTCAAAGCCTTAGAGGATGCAAACCTCACTCTTTCCGGTTCTCAGCTAAAATCGCTAGAAGAGAACTGGACAGTGGTAAGTGGTCAATTTTCTGATGCAATGCGTAACAATGCTATCATCGCATTATCACTAGCTTTGCTCAGTATTTTGATTTACATCACTTTCCGCTTCGAATTTAAATATGCCGTTGCGGCAGTTGCAGGACTTGCACATGACGTTATCATTACATTAGGGATTTTGGCGGCGTTCCATGCCTTTGGATTTGCTGTCCAAATAGATTTACAAGTCATTGGAGCACTAATGACAATTATCGGTTACTCTTTAAATGATACAATCATCGTATTCGATCGCATTAGAGAAGATATCCGCATTTTAAGAAAGATGTCTTTCTATGAAATTATTAACCATGCTCTTAATGTAACCTTAAGTCGTACAATTATGACTTCTGGCTCAACATTACTTGTGCTAGTTGCATTGGTGCTTTTTGGCGGGCAATCTATTTTTGCCTTTTCTCTTGTGATGATGATTGGGGTTTTGGTGGGAACTTTCTCATCGCTCTTCATAGCAACGCCAACGCTGCTTTATCTTCATAATAAAGAAGAAGCTGAAGATCATCATGAAGTGGCATCCAAAAGGGGCTAACTTTTCAAAAAGGCGGCATTCTGCCGCCTTTTTTCTTCCCACCTCGTCAGAATACCTATTCTTCTCTTGACTTTCTCAAATAAGCAGTTAAAATAAATTTAGTCCTAGATGAAAGCACGTTAAGGAGTCCTTAAGAAAGGAATTTTTTGTGAAATCATTTAATAGCACCCAAAGCCTTTAGGCATCTCAAATTCTATTAAAGATTTTTATCTAAATTCCAAGGGGTAAAGTAGGGCGCTATTTAATTGTCCGGCAAGAATTGATGTAGATACACAACGTTTTTGAGATCTAAAACATCTACTTATAGAAACTCAAGTGTTAGAATGCTGGAACACATTAAATGGTAGGTATAGAGGTTTTTGCATCTTCTATTGTTATATGACTATCGGCAAAACTTGTCATGAATGACAATAGAAGAGCGATAGTGTCAAATGCAACTATTTTGTGTCTGCGATAGCCAAAAGGTTTTTAGACCTATTTAATTGAATATCTGTTCAATAAAGCTATTTCAACAAAATGCACAAACAAAAAATAAAACCTCTATTTTTCTCCAAACTCTTGTCATCAGGATGATGAAATTCTAATAGAAAATTTTCATATTAGAACAAATATGCCATTAATTGATACATGAGAGCTTTTAACTGAAGTTCTTATTGCAAGAATTGATTGGCTAGCAAGTAACCCCCTTGGAGCAATCTTGATGTTTTCTTCCTTTACTACCGCTGAAGAACCCCTGTGGTTGTTCCCGAAAAAAGACCCTCAGTTTTTAGAAAAAATTATCAGAGAATTTAAAATTCATCCCGTTATTGCACAAATTCTCATTTCAAGGAATTTCAAAACTCTGGGGGAAATTCATGACTACCTATACGCAAAACTCCCCGACCTTCACGATCCTTTTCTGATGTCAGAAATGCCGCAAGCAGTTCAGAGGGTTACTCAAGCCATCCAAAATAAAGAACATATCCTCATTTATGGAGATAATGATGTGGATGGCATGACAGGAACGGCTTTATTGACAGAGTTTTTACAATTCTTAGGAGCTAAAGTTTTTTTTTATATTTCTAATCGCAGCATGAGAAGGCAAAGCATCGTGATTGAAGCCTTAGAATATGCCAAAAAAAATGAATGTAAGCTTCTAATCACTGTAGATTGCGGGATTACCGCCGCTGCAGAAATCACACAAGTCACAGAACAAGGTGTAGATGTTATCGTTACAGACCATCATGAACCAACAGGTACTATTCCACACTGCATTGCTACCCTTAACCCAAAACTTGTCAATAACCCCTACCCAAATCGAGATTTAACAGGGGTGGGTGTGGCATTTAAATTAGCACATGCCATCACTAATACATTTATTGATGAAGGCAAAATTTCTCCTAAGAAAATTGATTTAAAGCGGTATTTAGATCTTGTTGCTCTCGGCACAATTTCCGATATGGGTGCTTTACTTGGAGAAAATCGCATTTTAGTCAATTATGGCTTAAGACAATTGCGTAAAACAAAACGAATAGGCTTAGCTAAACTCATTTCAATTTCAGATACAGATTTAACCGACCTCTCTACCTATGTCATTGCATCGAAAGTGGCCCCGCGACTTAACAGCTTAGGAAGAATTGCCAATCCGCAAAAAGGGGTGGAATTGCTCTTGATTCGCAACAGTGCTCTTGCTGAGAAAATGGCAATCGAACTGGACCTTAATAATAGCGAAAGGCAAAAAATTGAAAAATTAATGATTGCAGACGTTGAGGATATGATCTTGTTAAATCCCACGATGCTTAAAAATAAAGCGATTGTCCTCGCTTCTGAAAAATGGCATCCAGGGATTATTGCCATTTTATCGACTCGGATTTCTAAACACTATAATCGTCCCGCATTAATGATCGCTATTGATAAAGAATTAGGAAAAGGATCTTTGCGTTCTATTCATGAATTTCCTCTTCTTGAGGTTTTAAAAACTCAATCCGATTTATTGTTGAATTTCGGTGGACATGACTTTGCTGCAGGACTGACTTTAAAAGCCGAAAACATCCCGGAATTTACGGAAAAATTTATCGAAAACGCCAATAGTAAACTAACAGATCAAGATATTATTCCTAAGTTACAGCTTGATGCGGAAGTAAAATTTGAAGATCTTACATTTGATCTCATGGAGTCCATCAAGCTCCTTGAACCTTTCGGTAATGAAAATCCTCCTCCAATCTTATATTCTGAGTCTCGCCAAATCTGGCCTCCAAAAGTGGTTGGGAAATCACATGTCAAACTCTACCTTGAGCAAGAAGGAGGCCGTATGCTAGAGGGGATGGCCTTTAATCGGGCACAACATATTGCAAAATTTAGAAAAAAAGATCACCACTTAAGAGTCGCTTTTACTCCTCAAATTAACAACCACCAGGGACCTAGCA includes:
- a CDS encoding putative ssDNA-specific exonuclease (Product derived from UniProtKB/Trembl:Q6MEM6;Gene name derived from UniProtKB/Trembl:Q6MEM6) — its product is MMFSSFTTAEEPLWLFPKKDPQFLEKIIREFKIHPVIAQILISRNFKTLGEIHDYLYAKLPDLHDPFLMSEMPQAVQRVTQAIQNKEHILIYGDNDVDGMTGTALLTEFLQFLGAKVFFYISNRSMRRQSIVIEALEYAKKNECKLLITVDCGITAAAEITQVTEQGVDVIVTDHHEPTGTIPHCIATLNPKLVNNPYPNRDLTGVGVAFKLAHAITNTFIDEGKISPKKIDLKRYLDLVALGTISDMGALLGENRILVNYGLRQLRKTKRIGLAKLISISDTDLTDLSTYVIASKVAPRLNSLGRIANPQKGVELLLIRNSALAEKMAIELDLNNSERQKIEKLMIADVEDMILLNPTMLKNKAIVLASEKWHPGIIAILSTRISKHYNRPALMIAIDKELGKGSLRSIHEFPLLEVLKTQSDLLLNFGGHDFAAGLTLKAENIPEFTEKFIENANSKLTDQDIIPKLQLDAEVKFEDLTFDLMESIKLLEPFGNENPPPILYSESRQIWPPKVVGKSHVKLYLEQEGGRMLEGMAFNRAQHIAKFRKKDHHLRVAFTPQINNHQGPSIQLHIREIQTVL
- a CDS encoding Uncharacterized protein (Product derived from UniProtKB/Trembl:F8KVX9) — protein: MEKQKRWQFYLILAVIFLTLYNILPTVFYYTQPLKAPIDEKRATEVAIEIIKRVNGLEQQSVDWLYSFAKLLNLKPEKIELQKDNAGLVAVTFKTKDEAAKFKRFLPRAGLLIPFAPAQLELYPENSQSNTVLVSRQIPIHLNENELKDLFHYIPKYENGKTSKEYKELVYDRTKELARGFGSINPLAQRINNLISKEAASNDDDTAIILAKEIVDIEKTFSKSPAILKRFYAGIGQVNSSKGGEFSTQKFISRLEASNERLNAAKEKLVSEQKKLAEQNVLFDPSQEQVLASLESNSKAIASAINLLKKQEASLKPTQPLENSDLEPLILSSEAGKQADDTQQVVNLKGSNPLVEALVIDWTNDVILLKLFDDVEALRQADITSESTSYTKEKVNQYIINEIARAARLADEQIEPFDGTFAVNLSQLPNSQSFLALDLGFVAAKQSEVIKQQVSQSFHPSYPDLALESYPIRLYKDWEKESPQDKRLGFVIYAPSMYKEAPAIGFRKSSIYVVAKGLESIVEKARANPQSAESKALQQDLEQLKALFQNMNFIGYPGASYELDSQFANDYIFELDDFYNNLLKASREDFEVKGSEKLAILPFTDVEQRIITLNKIEDRAQEDLLRWSEEYNAAQIDIDPTAKYQIPAPTKSPFLSNLFISFKKYFRGDDRKIIKWGLDLSGGKTVRIGLRDHNNQPVTNPDDLKQSVNELYTRINKMGVSERTIRIENNNIVLEFPGSQALSAQELVKASAMYFHIVNEKFNAGNSALKDSIQHFLQDVWNEAVVTNRKDSESINEIAWHHLGGESLSDDTPRPLSEHARVLYENGLRLANPHERNASNAFNDSLSKIAMMRGNDFTEWDGQTNPLMIVFNNYALEGSSLTNINVGYDPTEGNNLSFSIKKSYEGSGNRGTQSPRDDFYTWTSQFSEDKIAGTPKETYTQGRGWRMAVILNDQIISKPTLRAALKDSATISGRFTQREVSQLAADLKAGSLSFTPRILSEQNVSAELGSEERTQGIVASLTGLALVVAAMISYYRFAGLVASCAVLFNIFIMWGVLQNLDAALTLPAIAGIVLTIGMAVDANVLVFERIREEFAISGRIASAIQAGYKKAFSAIIDSNITTIIAALILIQFDSGPIKGFALTLIVGIISSMFTALFMTRFFFAGWVQNPKNKSLSMAQFIGKTHIDFLKYAKVAVTGSVIVMLIGSYLLFNERRTIFGMDFTGGYALTVEVEGQPKETSYRIDAINTLLAHGASARDVHVRELTKPNQLKIQLGTGMEEKGYPFYLMPQRIDDEKYAYPYQHNPRIVWIVKALEDANLTLSGSQLKSLEENWTVVSGQFSDAMRNNAIIALSLALLSILIYITFRFEFKYAVAAVAGLAHDVIITLGILAAFHAFGFAVQIDLQVIGALMTIIGYSLNDTIIVFDRIREDIRILRKMSFYEIINHALNVTLSRTIMTSGSTLLVLVALVLFGGQSIFAFSLVMMIGVLVGTFSSLFIATPTLLYLHNKEEAEDHHEVASKRG